A genomic window from Silene latifolia isolate original U9 population chromosome 11, ASM4854445v1, whole genome shotgun sequence includes:
- the LOC141613701 gene encoding uncharacterized protein LOC141613701 yields MGNVLGARPTVAQMQAYVTKSWNHVSLHAVQYFRRGWFSFRFTSAEDMDEVLKGGPWSLGSNSLVLKKWSPNFSMEMDKLSVVPIWILFPELDPVPWSDVVLSKIASKVGKPLYADMTTTCKARLSFARVLVEADLATDLPEQVILNTLYHGQIVPTVPPLVPASGPSPVGPTKNGSSKARGKRPIVVEKHTESSTKDSCDAAASSSEATLHNSYTVLPIEGNDVELQDTSSQLLVDNIEPMPPDKNEDSTIKHRFKASNQSIAVTFVYGFNDPRARVGLWDELTSISATITQAWVVLGDFNVVRKLSERAGPNPPSTQDILDFNACLAHCYLDDMHSMGYDFTWSNKQCTGTRTWARLDRVLVNPDWLLRFPSSFALSLPPGVPDHSPLLVTVAPAGSIKRRFSFLNIWHDHSDYKRLIATAWQIPCYGSPMYQLFHKLKSVRSSLQILHKESFSDISGKVQAIKKQLDACQTALQADLFSPQLIEQEKNLLTQYAELNKQEMDMLFQRAKDGIVRYGLDHVNSAFVEYYTGLLGGEVKVEPLSDIVLSAGPKVSVEAGFFKSAWDIVGDTFCLAVEEYFRKGRMMRKVNTTLLALVPKKEVPLTVQDFRPITCCSVVYKTISKIIANRLQKVLPELVGNEQAAFIKGRSIFENIMMSQNLIKGYNQSLISTRCLIKVDIRKAFNSLQWEFIRQMLHGLGSPSQFFKWTMGCITSPWFSLKINGTLYGFFPGKSGVR; encoded by the exons ATGGGTAATGTGTTGGGTGCTCGTCCCACAGTTGCCCAAATGCAAGCTTACGTTACTAAGTCCTGGAATCATGTCTCCTTGCATGCAGTTCAGTATTTTAGACGGGGGTGGTTTTCCTTTCGTTTTACTAGTGCTGAGGACATGGATGAGGTGCTGAAAGGAGGTCCTTGGTCATTAGGAAGCAATTCCTTAGTGCTTAAGAAATGGTCTCCTAATTTCTCAATGGAGATGGATAAGCTCTCTGTTGTACCAATTTGGATTCTGTTTCCTGAACTTGATCCTGTTCCGTGGTCTGACGTTGTGTTGAGCAAGATTGCTAGCAAAGTTGGAAAGCCATTGTATGCTGACATGACAACTACTTGTAAGGCTCGTTTGTCTTTTGCAAGAGTGTTGGTGGAGGCTGACTTGGCTACTGACCTCCCTGAGCAAGTCATACTTAACACTCTCTATCATGGACAGATA GTTCCTACTGTACCCCCTCTTGTTCCTGCTAGTGGGCCTAGTCCAGTGGGTCCTACCAAGAATGGTTCTTCTAAGGCTAGGGGTAAAAGGCCCATTGTGGTGGAAAAGCATACTGAATCTTCAACTAAGGATAGTTGTGATGCTGCTGCCTCCTCATCTGAGGCCACTCTTCACAATTCCTATACTGTCCTTCCTATTGAGGGGAATGATGTGGAGTTGCAGGATACCAGTTCTCAGTTATTGGTGGATAACATTGAGCCTATGCCCCCTGATAAGAATGAAGATAGCA CAATAAAGCACAGG TTCAAGGCCAGTAATCAGTCTATTGCTGTTACTTTTGTTTATGGGTTTAATGATCCCAGAGCTAGGGTGGGTCTATGGGATGAGCTGACTTCTATCTCTGCCACTATCACTCAAGCTTGGGTTGTGTTGGGAGATTTCAATGTTGTTAGGAAGCTGAGTGAAAGAGCTGGGCCTAATCCTCCTTCTACTCAAgacattttggattttaatgCTTGTTTGGCTCACTGTTATTTGGATGACATGCATAGCATGGGGTATGATTTTACATGGTCAAATAAGCAATGTACTGGCACTAGAACTTGGGCTCGACTGGATAGGGTCCTTGTTAATCCTGACTGGCTCCTTAGGTTTCCTTCTTCTTTTGCTCTCAGTCTGCCTCCTGGTGTTCCTGACCATTCTCCTCTTCTAGTCACTGTGGCTCCTGCTGGCTCCATCAAACGGAGGTTCAGCTTCCTTAATATCTGGCATGACCACTCTGATTATAAGAGGCTCATTGCTACTGCTTGGCAAATTCCCTGCTATGGCTCCCCAATGTATCAGCTGTTTCATAAGCTGAAAAGTGTGAGGTCCTCCCTACAGATCCTGCATAAGGAATCCTTTTCTGATATTTCTGGGAAAGTTCAGGCCATCAAAAAACAGCTGGATGCTTGCCAAACTGCTCTTCAGGCTGACCTGTTTTCTCCTCAGTTAATAGAACAGGAAAAGAATTTGCTTACTCAATATGCAGAGTTAAACAAACAGGAAATGGATATGTTGTTTCAAAGAGCCAAG GATGGTATAGTGAGATATGGGCTTGATCATGTCAATTCTgcatttgttgagtattatactGGGCTACTTGGAGGGGAAGTTAAGGTGGAGCCTCTCAGTGACATTGTTTTATCAGCTGGTCCCAAAGTTTCAGTTGAGGCTG GATTTTTCAAAAGTGCTTGGGATATTGTTGGGGACACTTTTTGCCTTGCAGTTGAGGAGTATTTTAGAAAGGGGAGAATGATGAGGAAGGTTAATACTACTCTTCTAGCTCTTGTCCCTAAGAAGGAGGTGCCACTTACTGTTCAGGACTTCAGGCCCATTACTTGTTGTTCTGTTGTTTACAAGACTATTAGTAAGATCATTGCTAATAGGCTTCAGAAAGTCCTCCCTGAGTTGGTGGGTAATGAGCAAGCTGCTTTTATTAAGGGTCGCAGTATTTTTGAAAATATTATGATGTCTCAGAATCTTATTAAGGGCTATAATCAAAGCCTCATATCAACTAGATGTCTAATTAAAGTAGACATTAGGAAGGCTTTTAATTCTCTTCAGTGGGAGTTCATTAGACAAATGCTACATGGATTAGGCTCTCCTTCTCAGTTTTTCAAGTGGACTATGGGCTGCATTACTTCCCCTTGGTTTTCTTTGAAGATTAATGGCACTCTCTATGGGTTCTTCCCTGGGAAATCTGGGGTTAGATAG
- the LOC141613702 gene encoding protein FAR1-RELATED SEQUENCE 5-like — protein sequence MSISDSTTSSSTNNSFKTPRTIIETLNALQYIPFCSEEKKLKVGQVFETLESAELFHKEYCTICGFTPRLETTKRIKGNELPNSFALRNVVYNRQGVKESRKRKRTDIDDHRSATMMHNRCDDDISRVRPITRIDCRALVQYKYQENGTYIVTRFDEAHNHPLASPESTIFMKGNRKMTEVQKQFVTKVKVLKLGGVKAYRGWKEPDIKTYIGNFDAQMFVENLIGKKDTCSSFYFDFIVDENKCLAGVFWADPICIKNYMLFGEVLSVDATYGTNKYDMVFVPFTGVDHHKRCITFGAGLIGDESIECYIWLFKTFLEAMGGCHPRIIITDQDKSMKSVVPEVFKESTHRLWMWHIMKKLREKVSYQLFQDEDFKTRLNRCVWNNQLEPDEFEEQWGKIITDYQLVEHA from the exons ATGAGTATAAGTGATTCAACTACGTCTTCTTCTACAAATAACAGCTTTAAAACACCAAGAAcaataattgaaacattaaatgCACTCCAGTACATTCCATTCTGTTCAGAGGAAAAGAAACTTAAAGTAGGACAAGTATTCGAAACACTAGAGTCAGCAGAGTTATTCCACAAAGAATACTGTACAATCTGTGGGTTTACGCCAAGACTTGAAACAACAAAAAGGATTAAAGGCAATGAGTTaccaaacagttttgcattaaggaatGTTGTCTACAATAGGCAAGGTGTAAAGGAAAGTAGGAAAAGGAAGAGGACTGATATCGACGATCATCGATCTGCGACAATGATGCACAATCGATGTGATGATGATATAAGCCGTGTGAGGCCGATTACAAGAATTGACTGTCGTGCATTAGTGCAGTACAAATACCAAGAAAATGGAACTTATATTGTTACCAGATTTGATGAAGCCCATAACCATCCACTTGCTTCGCCTGAATCTACAATATTCATGAAAGGAAACCGAAAAATGACAGAGGTACAGAAACAATTTGTCACAAAGGTAAAGGTGCTAAAACTAGGTGGTGTGAAAGCCTATAGAGGTTGGAAGGAGCC GGACATAAAAACCTACATTGGTAATTTTGATGCACAAATGTTTGTTGAGAATCTTATTGGGAAAAAAGACACATGCagttcattttactttgattttatagTAGATGAAAACAAGTGCTTGGCTGGAGTGTTTTGGGCAGATCCGATCTGCATAAAGAACTACATGCTGTTCGGTGAGGTGTTATCAGTAGATGCTACATATGGAACAAATAAGTACGATATGGTGTTTGTGCCTTTCACAGGAGTTGATCACCACAAAAGGTGCATAACCTTTGGAGCTGGGTTGATAGGTGATGAAAGTATTGAGTGTTACATATGGCTGTTCAAGACATTTTTGGAAGCAATGGGCGGGTGCCATCCAAGAATTATAATTACTGATCAGGACAAATCAATGAAGTCGGTAGTCCCAGAAGTGTTTAAGGAGTCAACACACAGACTGTGGATGTGGCACATAATGAAGAAACTAAGAGAAAAAGTCAGTTATCAACTGTTTCAAGATGAGGATTTTAAGACCAGGCTCAAtaggtgtgtttggaacaaccaacTTGAGCCTGATGAATTCGAAGAACAATGGGGGAAGATAATTACCGATTATCAACTTGTAGAACACGCGTGA
- the LOC141613703 gene encoding protein FAR1-RELATED SEQUENCE 5-like translates to MSGLMRVTSRSESENSFFDRFLTPHLTLVEFWVCYESTLEAQRHKQSKLNSDNKHSKIPRKTNSNLEVHASEIYSHNIFKDFQTELVAALSDCRFKDVEKIDETKIYILTDLQMPNKSWNVAYSPDNMEITCSVLCLREWACCAKIAFGFYTTKILRKYENST, encoded by the coding sequence ATGTCTGGCTTGATGAGGGTTACTTCTAGGTCTGAGAGTGAAAACAGTTTCTTTGACAGGTTCCTCACACCTCATTTGACCCTTGTTGAGTTTTGGGTGTGCTATGAGAGTACCTTGGAAGCACAAAGACACAAGCAGTCCAAGTTGAACAGTGACAACAAACACTCTAAAATCCCACGGAAAACAAACTCAAACCTTGAAGTCCATGCTTCTGAAATATACTCGCACAACATTTTTAAAGACTTCCAAACAGAATTGGTTGCAGCTTTGTCTGATTGCCGTTTTAAAGATGTggagaagattgatgagacaaaaatatatattctaacAGACTTGCAGATGCCAAATAAGTCATGGAACGTAGCATATTCACCAGATAACATGGAGATTACTTGTTCTGTTCTATGTTTGAGAGAATGGGCTTGTTGTGCAAAAATCGCTTTTGGATTCTACACAACCAAGATTTTGAGAAAATACGAGAATAGTACATAA